CCATCTTTGATAAAGAAATGGCTAACTTCTGGCTACAAAAAGTTAATCCTTTATGGTCGGTAAAACATGGGCTTGTTCAAATTGTAAAAAAAGAATTTGTCGCTCATGACATGGTAAGTCTTACATTAAAATGTAACCGTTTAGTGAAAGTAGGTGTTGCTGGTCAGCATCATCCTGTCATTGTTGAAATTGCTGGTCGTCGTTATGAACGTACTTATAGCTTGACGCAAATTGACGAACAACATTTACGCTTAACGATTAAAAAAGTAGCTGATGGTATTGTCAGTAACTGGTTTATGACTGAAAGCCAAATTGGTGATGTTTTTGAGCTTGGTCAGCCTTATGGTGACATGCAACAAAACATCAATACGCCGAAATTAATTATGTTAGCTGCGGGTAGTGGTATTACCCCAATGTTGAGCTTAATCACTGCAATTAAACAAAGTCAGCAGTTAGATAAAGTTCAAGTACAGCTTTTATATTGGGTAAAGCAACGCTCAGATGCAGCTTTTGTTGAATACTTTGAAAAAGTTGCAGAGCAATTTCCAAATTTTAGTTATCAGGTTTTCTATACACAAGAAACACCAAATGATGAACGTTTAAATGCAGAGCATTTAGCATTAGTAGACGATTTGGAAAATAGCACCATATATGCATGTGGACCTTCTGGTTTCGTTTCAACAGTGGAACAGCTTTTTGAAAAAGCACCGACTGTATTAACGGAAGCTTTTAGCTTAACGCGTGATAGTACGGCAGAAGTTGGTTATGTAAATGTCACATTAACCCAGTCTAATAAGGTTATTGCAATTCCAAAAGGCGAATCAATTTTGGTGAGTCTTGAACATGAAGGTCTTAAGCCAACACATGGCTGCCGTATGGGAATTTGTAATAAGTGCGTTTGTAGTAAAGCTCAAGGTTCTACACGTAACTTACTCAACGGTAGTGAAAATACCGAACCAAGCCAATTACTCAAAATTTGTGTGAACTCAGCACAATCTGATCTAGTTATTGATCTTTAAGAGAGAACTTTTATGAATATGCCAGTGAAAGTCGAATATT
This genomic stretch from Acinetobacter oleivorans DR1 harbors:
- a CDS encoding ferredoxin reductase encodes the protein MQVIEKRNSLFNSLTQAIFDKEMANFWLQKVNPLWSVKHGLVQIVKKEFVAHDMVSLTLKCNRLVKVGVAGQHHPVIVEIAGRRYERTYSLTQIDEQHLRLTIKKVADGIVSNWFMTESQIGDVFELGQPYGDMQQNINTPKLIMLAAGSGITPMLSLITAIKQSQQLDKVQVQLLYWVKQRSDAAFVEYFEKVAEQFPNFSYQVFYTQETPNDERLNAEHLALVDDLENSTIYACGPSGFVSTVEQLFEKAPTVLTEAFSLTRDSTAEVGYVNVTLTQSNKVIAIPKGESILVSLEHEGLKPTHGCRMGICNKCVCSKAQGSTRNLLNGSENTEPSQLLKICVNSAQSDLVIDL